CTCAACACCGCGCTCGAACCCTACGGGCTGGGCGTCGAGTACGACATCCCGGTCAAGCCGATCAACTACCAGGCCCTGCTCAAGGCCCTCTCGGAGCACCGGCTTTCGCGGCCGCTCTCACGCATGGTGCTTCGCTCCCTAAAACAGGCGCAGTATTCGACCAGCAACCACGGGCACTTCGGTCTGGGCTTTGCCAACTACTGTCACTTCACCTCGCCGATTCGCCGCTATCCCGACCTCATCGTGCACCGCCAGCTCGGCCGGGTGATCGACGGGAAGTTCGATCAGGCCCTCGAAGCGGCCGAATCCATCGCGGCCGACTGCGCCCACAGTTCCCAGAGGGAGCGCGAGGCCATGGACGCCGAGCGCGCCATGGTGGACCTCAAGAAGGCCGAGTTCATGCTGGGCCACCTTCTCGAAGAAGAAGAAGGCACCATCGTCTCGGTAACCTCCTTTGGTTTCTTCGTGGAACTCGACGCCTACCCGGTCGAGGGACTCGTTCACGTGGAGAGCCTGGGCGAGGAAGAGCTCTTCTTCGACGACGTGCAGCGCGTGCTGGGCAACCCGCGCTCGGGCCTGGCATTCCGCCTTGGAGACCGGGTCCGCGTGATGGCGACGAACGTCTCCTTGCAGAAGCGGCAGATCAACTTCGAGCTCGTAGAGCGCCTCTCGCAGGCAATCACCGGCGGCGCGCCGCTCAACTTCCGCCCGCGCAGCGCCGGCAAGGGCCCACGCGGCGGAAAGCCGGGTGGCAAGCCCGACAAGTCCGGCAAGCCCTCCGGCAAGCCCTCCGGCAAGCCCTCCGGCAAACCCAAGGACAAGCGCAAGCAGAAACCCGAGAAAGCCCCCATCCGCAAGAAGTCGCGCAAGGACAAGGCGCAGCGTGACCGGAAGTCCAAGAAGAAAGGCGGCAAGCGCCGCTAGCATCGGTCAGGTTTGGTTCATGCTCTCAAGTGACGACAGGCAGGCGCTGCTGACTCTCGCGCGGCGGGTGATCGAAGCGACCGCGCGCCGCGAGTCCGGCAGCATCTCGCGCCCGGGAGGGTCGACGATTCTCGATGAGCCCCGCGGCGCCTTTGTGACGCTCCATGAGGGAGGCGCGCTGCGCGGGTGCATCGGCTACGTCGAGCCCACCGAACCCCTCTGGCAGGTGGTCGCCCACGCGGCCGAGGCCGCCTGCACGCGCGATCCGCGCTTTGCTCCCGTGCGCGAGAGTGAGCTGCCGGCCATCGACCTGGAGATTTCCGTGCTGGGCCTGCCCGAGCCCATTTCCGGGGCAGCCGACATCGAGATCGGCCGCGACGGGCTGATCCTCGAACTCGGCAGCGCCCGCGGCCTGCTGCTGCCCCAGGTAGCGCCCGAGTGGGGTTACGGGCCCGAAGAGTTCCTCGATGCCCTCT
This sequence is a window from Chrysiogenia bacterium. Protein-coding genes within it:
- the amrA gene encoding AmmeMemoRadiSam system protein A, which gives rise to MLSSDDRQALLTLARRVIEATARRESGSISRPGGSTILDEPRGAFVTLHEGGALRGCIGYVEPTEPLWQVVAHAAEAACTRDPRFAPVRESELPAIDLEISVLGLPEPISGAADIEIGRDGLILELGSARGLLLPQVAPEWGYGPEEFLDALCRKAGLPPGAWRESGARLYRFSAEVFS